The following are encoded in a window of Deltaproteobacteria bacterium genomic DNA:
- a CDS encoding transposase has product MSRPLRIEYPGAWHHVMNRGRRGEPVFTGRPDYAAFTSLLKEASELWNLRVAAYCLMPTHYHLLVQTPEANISRCMRHIDGVYTQRFNRLHQFDGPLFRGRYKSILLDADSYLLQLVRYIHRNPLRAELVDRLEAYKWSSHRGYLSRAKGWSWLHKAYVLSMLSARPRGRLEAYRNFMRLEDQATLLGVFNQKKWPSILGSEGFIGQIKERFFPGKTHDEVSQSRDLAPEPERIKQVVCAFYQVDENRLMVSKRGVFNEPRNMAIYLMRRLRGAGLNEIGKEFDMHKYSSVSSVIERMNVQISRDPDVRKRVDKLRNLLGKSQEKT; this is encoded by the coding sequence ATGTCACGACCGCTGCGAATCGAATATCCCGGCGCCTGGCATCACGTGATGAACCGGGGGAGAAGAGGCGAGCCCGTTTTTACGGGCCGGCCGGATTATGCAGCGTTTACTTCCCTCCTCAAGGAAGCCTCTGAACTGTGGAATTTGCGAGTTGCCGCCTATTGCCTCATGCCCACCCATTATCACCTGCTCGTGCAGACGCCTGAAGCCAACATATCCCGCTGCATGAGGCACATCGACGGGGTGTACACGCAGCGATTCAATCGTCTCCACCAGTTTGACGGACCGCTGTTTCGGGGCCGATACAAATCGATTCTTTTGGACGCCGACAGCTACCTGCTGCAACTGGTCCGCTATATTCACCGGAATCCGTTGAGGGCCGAATTGGTTGATCGATTGGAAGCATACAAGTGGAGCAGCCACAGGGGATATCTCTCGCGCGCCAAGGGATGGAGCTGGCTCCACAAGGCGTATGTCCTGTCGATGCTTTCAGCCCGGCCGCGGGGCAGGTTGGAGGCGTACCGGAATTTTATGCGTTTGGAAGACCAGGCGACCCTACTCGGTGTATTTAATCAGAAGAAGTGGCCCTCGATTCTGGGCTCGGAAGGTTTTATCGGTCAAATCAAGGAACGGTTCTTCCCGGGGAAGACCCATGATGAAGTTTCCCAGTCGCGGGACCTGGCCCCCGAACCCGAGCGAATCAAGCAAGTGGTGTGCGCGTTCTACCAGGTGGACGAGAACCGGTTGATGGTTTCAAAGAGAGGTGTTTTCAACGAGCCAAGAAACATGGCCATTTACCTGATGAGGCGGCTGAGGGGAGCCGGCTTGAACGAGATAGGGAAAGAGTTTGACATGCACAAATACAGTTCCGTGAGTAGTGTAATTGAAAGAATGAACGTCCAAATATCGAGAGACCCAGACGTGCGAAAACGGGTTGATAAACTCAGGAATCTGTTGGGCAAGAGCCAAGAGAAGACCTGA
- a CDS encoding MFS transporter — translation MEDRRGFHWAWVILATCFVNLFINYSVRLGYGVVLPEMIRDLGFSRTAGGSIYNSYLFAYIAVTPLTGYLTDRIGARMVITACAFILGVGVLLMGTTDTLWTSCLFFAIVGLGATGMWASVITVVQRWFVPARRGLALGILSTGYGLGFATLGAVFPSIVLHFNWRYAWYFLGAAALVMVVVNFLLLRNDPESAGYKPWGKPDDTVAGKAGPPARTKISLVSEVFNQRTFWLIGASYFCISYGLYGITTFMVDYAKYEMGMPLEKASLLATIHGVCQVAGVLTVLPLSDVLGRKKTIFLSNSVITALLVGVLFVGHSWSLLFLLVAMAGMFYGVTFPMYGACAGDYYPKQVIGTVVGAWTPFYGLGAIVVHWVSGLLRDATGSYQQAFAINAVMAAVGLLLISRVPNAPLAAAREK, via the coding sequence GTGGAGGACAGACGCGGCTTTCATTGGGCCTGGGTGATTCTGGCCACCTGTTTTGTGAACCTGTTTATCAACTACTCGGTCCGTCTCGGCTACGGGGTGGTGCTGCCGGAAATGATCCGGGACCTGGGTTTCAGCCGGACGGCCGGAGGTTCGATCTACAATTCCTACCTGTTCGCCTATATTGCCGTGACTCCTTTGACCGGCTACCTGACGGACCGGATCGGGGCGCGCATGGTCATAACGGCCTGCGCCTTCATTCTGGGAGTGGGCGTGCTGCTGATGGGAACCACCGACACCCTGTGGACCTCCTGCCTGTTTTTCGCCATCGTGGGACTGGGGGCCACGGGTATGTGGGCGTCCGTCATCACGGTGGTTCAGCGATGGTTCGTTCCCGCTCGGAGGGGATTGGCGCTGGGCATCCTTTCCACGGGCTACGGTCTCGGATTCGCCACTCTGGGGGCGGTCTTCCCCTCGATCGTGCTGCATTTCAACTGGAGGTACGCCTGGTACTTTTTGGGAGCCGCGGCCCTGGTCATGGTTGTCGTAAACTTCCTGCTCTTGAGAAACGATCCCGAATCCGCCGGATACAAACCCTGGGGAAAACCGGACGACACGGTTGCCGGCAAAGCGGGCCCTCCGGCACGGACCAAGATATCTCTGGTATCCGAGGTGTTCAATCAGAGGACGTTCTGGTTGATCGGCGCCTCCTATTTCTGCATTTCCTATGGCCTATACGGCATTACCACCTTTATGGTGGATTACGCCAAATACGAAATGGGCATGCCTCTCGAGAAAGCGAGCCTGCTGGCGACCATTCACGGCGTCTGCCAAGTGGCGGGCGTTCTGACGGTGTTGCCGTTGTCCGACGTTCTCGGGCGTAAGAAGACCATTTTCCTTTCGAACTCCGTCATCACCGCCTTGCTGGTAGGCGTGTTGTTCGTCGGGCATTCCTGGAGCCTGTTGTTTCTGTTGGTGGCTATGGCAGGAATGTTCTACGGCGTGACCTTTCCCATGTATGGTGCATGCGCGGGAGACTATTATCCCAAACAAGTCATCGGTACCGTGGTGGGAGCCTGGACGCCGTTCTACGGCCTGGGAGCCATAGTAGTGCACTGGGTCAGCGGGTTGTTACGGGATGCGACCGGCAGTTACCAACAGGCGTTCGCCATCAACGCGGTCATGGCCGCCGTGGGGCTGCTTCTGATCTCCAGGGTCCCTAATGCGCCCTTAGCCGCGGCTCGGGAAAAGTGA